A window from Streptomyces sp. NBC_00271 encodes these proteins:
- a CDS encoding SDR family NAD(P)-dependent oxidoreductase, whose product MPSIDLTGKVAVVTGSGRGLGLAYAHALAAVGACVVVNDIDEAVAEQAVKSITAAGGKAVAEVVPVGTTEAADRLVARAVREFGRLDILVTNAGILRDKVLWKMTDEDFDAVITTHLKGTFTCARAAAVRMREQGDGGSLILVGSPAGQRGNFGQTNYAAAKAGIAAMARTWSMELGRAGITVNAIVPVAATAMTETIPAFAPYVEAMRNGEPLPDFLRKGEGFGTPEDCAALVPFLASDAARGVTGQAIGIGGDKVALWSHPQEVRAAYADGGWTPDTLADAWATSVGAEPQTVGIPAPKLPEA is encoded by the coding sequence GTGCCCAGCATCGATCTCACCGGCAAGGTGGCCGTCGTCACCGGCAGCGGCCGTGGCCTGGGCCTGGCCTACGCACACGCTCTTGCGGCCGTCGGTGCCTGCGTGGTCGTCAACGACATCGACGAGGCCGTGGCCGAGCAGGCCGTGAAGTCCATCACCGCCGCGGGCGGCAAGGCCGTGGCCGAGGTGGTCCCGGTCGGCACCACCGAGGCGGCCGACCGGCTCGTCGCCCGTGCGGTGCGGGAGTTCGGACGGCTCGACATCCTGGTCACCAACGCGGGCATCCTGCGCGACAAGGTGCTGTGGAAGATGACCGACGAGGACTTCGACGCGGTGATCACCACGCATCTGAAGGGCACCTTCACCTGCGCCCGCGCCGCCGCCGTGCGCATGCGCGAGCAGGGCGACGGCGGCTCGCTGATCCTGGTCGGCTCGCCGGCCGGGCAGCGCGGGAACTTCGGCCAGACGAACTACGCCGCCGCGAAGGCGGGCATCGCCGCCATGGCCCGTACCTGGTCGATGGAGCTGGGCCGCGCGGGCATCACCGTCAACGCGATCGTGCCGGTCGCCGCCACCGCGATGACCGAGACCATCCCCGCGTTCGCCCCGTACGTCGAGGCCATGAGGAACGGCGAGCCGCTGCCCGACTTCCTCCGCAAGGGCGAGGGCTTCGGCACCCCCGAGGACTGCGCCGCCCTCGTCCCGTTCCTCGCCTCCGACGCCGCCCGCGGTGTCACCGGCCAGGCCATCGGCATCGGCGGCGACAAGGTGGCACTCTGGTCGCACCCGCAGGAGGTCAGGGCGGCGTACGCGGACGGCGGCTGGACCCCCGACACCCTGGCCGACGCCTGGGCCACGTCGGTCGGCGCCGAGCCGCAGACCGTCGGGATCCCCGCGCCGAAGCTTCCGGAGGCGTGA
- a CDS encoding amidohydrolase family protein has product MDLNELVAIDVHTHAEVSSKGHASLDDDLHEASSAYFKVEGKRKPTLEETAAYYRERKMAAVIFTVDAESATGTAPVPNEEVAEAAAAHPDVLIPFASIDPFRGRAGVKQARRLVEEYGVKGFKFHPSIQGFFPNDRSVAYELYEVIEETGTIALFHTGQTGIGAGVPGGGGIRLKYSNPLHVDDVAADFPHLKIILAHPSFPWQDEALAVATHKPGVHIDLSGWSPKYFPPQLVQYANTLLKDKVLFGSDYPVLTPDRWLADFDKLTIKDEVKPKILKENAARLLGLTP; this is encoded by the coding sequence ATGGACCTGAACGAACTCGTCGCGATCGACGTCCACACCCACGCGGAGGTGTCCTCGAAGGGCCATGCCTCGCTCGACGACGATCTGCACGAAGCCTCCAGCGCCTACTTCAAGGTCGAGGGCAAGCGGAAGCCCACCCTGGAGGAGACGGCCGCCTACTACCGCGAGCGGAAGATGGCCGCCGTGATCTTCACGGTGGACGCCGAGTCCGCCACCGGCACCGCGCCCGTCCCGAACGAGGAGGTCGCCGAGGCCGCCGCCGCGCATCCGGACGTGCTGATCCCCTTCGCCTCCATCGACCCCTTCCGCGGCAGGGCGGGCGTCAAGCAGGCCCGCCGGCTCGTCGAGGAGTACGGGGTCAAGGGCTTCAAGTTCCACCCCAGCATCCAGGGCTTCTTCCCCAACGACAGGTCGGTGGCGTACGAGCTGTACGAGGTGATCGAGGAGACCGGCACCATCGCCCTCTTCCACACCGGGCAGACGGGGATCGGGGCCGGGGTTCCGGGAGGTGGCGGCATCCGGCTGAAGTACTCCAACCCCCTGCACGTGGACGACGTGGCCGCCGACTTCCCGCACCTCAAGATCATCCTGGCGCACCCCTCCTTCCCCTGGCAGGACGAGGCGCTGGCCGTCGCCACCCACAAGCCGGGTGTGCACATCGACCTGTCCGGCTGGTCGCCCAAGTACTTCCCGCCGCAACTCGTGCAGTACGCCAACACGTTGCTCAAGGACAAGGTGCTCTTCGGCTCCGACTACCCCGTCCTCACCCCCGACCGCTGGCTCGCCGACTTCGACAAGCTGACGATCAAGGACGAGGTCAAGCCGAAGATCCTCAAGGAGAACGCCGCCCGGCTGCTCGGGCTGACACCGTAA
- a CDS encoding acyl-CoA synthetase, producing the protein MRNEGLGSWPARRARKTPHRTALIHGDTTVSYAELYARTTRLAHALRALGLRRGDRIAYLGPNHPSYLETLFAAGTLGAVFVPLNPRLAGPEIAYQLGDSGAKVLVYGPSLAGLVAGLPGNAHVRTFVEVGSWYEELIDQAAEEPIDQPVTAEDMCIIMYTSGTTGRPKGAMLTHGNLTWNAVNVLVDHDLIADERALVSAPLFHTAGLNMLTLPVLLKGGTCVLVESFDPAATLDLIARHRITFMFGVPTMFDQVARHPRWSDADLSSLRILTCGGSPVPTPLITAYQERGLTFLQGYGMTEASPGTLFLDAEHAVGKAGSAGVPHFFSDVRVVRPDLTPVDIGETGEVVVRGPHVMPGYWGLPDETAAVFADGWFRSGDAARVDEDGYVFIVDRIKDMIISGGENIYPAEIEDLLLGHPGIVECAVIGVADDKWGEVPRAVVVPREGVELDPDEVLASLAGRLAKYKIPKSVVVVDELPRTASGKLLKARVRTRYGTTDS; encoded by the coding sequence ATGCGCAATGAGGGACTGGGGTCGTGGCCCGCACGCCGGGCCCGCAAGACCCCGCACCGCACCGCCCTGATCCACGGCGACACCACCGTCAGTTACGCCGAGCTGTACGCCCGCACCACCCGCCTCGCCCACGCGCTGCGCGCGCTCGGCCTGCGCCGCGGCGACCGCATCGCCTATCTCGGCCCCAACCACCCCTCCTACCTCGAAACCCTCTTCGCGGCGGGCACGCTCGGCGCGGTCTTCGTGCCGCTCAACCCCCGCCTCGCCGGACCCGAGATCGCCTACCAGCTCGGCGACTCGGGCGCCAAGGTCCTCGTGTACGGGCCCTCGCTGGCCGGACTCGTCGCGGGGCTGCCGGGCAACGCGCACGTCCGGACGTTCGTCGAAGTCGGCTCCTGGTACGAAGAGTTGATCGACCAAGCCGCCGAGGAGCCGATCGACCAGCCCGTCACCGCCGAGGACATGTGCATCATCATGTACACCTCGGGCACGACGGGCCGCCCCAAGGGCGCCATGCTCACCCACGGCAATCTGACCTGGAACGCGGTCAACGTCCTCGTCGACCACGACCTGATCGCCGACGAACGCGCCCTGGTCTCGGCCCCGTTGTTCCACACGGCGGGGCTGAACATGCTGACCCTGCCGGTGCTGCTCAAGGGCGGCACCTGTGTCCTGGTCGAGTCCTTCGACCCGGCGGCCACCCTCGACCTGATCGCACGGCACCGGATCACCTTCATGTTCGGGGTGCCGACCATGTTCGACCAGGTGGCCCGGCATCCCCGGTGGTCCGACGCCGACCTGTCCTCGTTGCGCATCCTGACCTGCGGCGGCTCGCCCGTACCGACCCCGCTCATCACCGCCTACCAGGAGCGCGGGCTCACCTTCCTGCAGGGCTACGGCATGACCGAGGCCTCGCCCGGCACCCTCTTCCTGGACGCGGAACACGCGGTCGGCAAGGCGGGCTCGGCGGGCGTGCCGCACTTCTTCAGCGATGTCCGGGTCGTGCGGCCCGACCTCACGCCGGTCGACATCGGGGAGACGGGCGAGGTGGTCGTCCGCGGGCCGCACGTCATGCCCGGCTACTGGGGGCTGCCCGACGAGACGGCCGCGGTGTTCGCCGACGGCTGGTTCCGCAGCGGGGACGCCGCCCGGGTCGACGAGGACGGCTATGTCTTCATCGTCGACCGCATCAAGGACATGATCATCTCGGGCGGCGAGAACATCTACCCCGCCGAGATCGAGGACCTGCTCCTCGGCCACCCCGGCATCGTCGAGTGCGCCGTCATCGGAGTCGCCGACGACAAGTGGGGCGAGGTGCCGCGCGCGGTCGTCGTCCCCCGCGAGGGCGTCGAGCTCGACCCGGACGAGGTCCTCGCCTCGCTCGCCGGACGCCTCGCCAAGTACAAGATCCCGAAGTCGGTGGTCGTCGTGGACGAACTCCCGCGCACCGCCTCCGGAAAGCTCCTCAAGGCCCGGGTCCGTACGCGGTACGGCACCACCGACTCGTAA